One Burkholderia sp. 9120 DNA window includes the following coding sequences:
- a CDS encoding alpha/beta hydrolase, which produces MFADFIDASAEVDGIRINAIRGGNGPALLLLHGHPQTHAIWHKVAPTLARHFTVIAADLRGYGDSGKPPGAHDHGNYSKRRMAADQVALMQAQGFSEFAVIGHDRGGRVAARMALDHPQAVTKLVTLDVAPTLAMYEQTSFAFARAYWHWFFLVRPAPFPETLIRADADLYLKQTIGARSAGLAPFTADAYAEYLRCLSDPATAHGICEDYRASISIDLDHDRASLDEGRKIDCAFLALWGAQGVIEQCFEPLAEWRQWSAQVSGEALPCGHYIPEEAPELLLERVLPFLQA; this is translated from the coding sequence ATGTTTGCAGACTTCATAGACGCGTCGGCCGAGGTCGACGGGATTCGGATCAACGCGATTCGCGGCGGCAACGGGCCGGCTTTGCTGCTGCTGCATGGCCATCCGCAGACCCACGCGATCTGGCACAAGGTCGCGCCTACGCTGGCGCGGCACTTCACGGTGATCGCCGCGGATTTGCGCGGTTACGGCGACAGCGGCAAACCGCCGGGCGCGCACGATCACGGCAACTATTCGAAACGCCGCATGGCCGCGGATCAGGTCGCGTTGATGCAGGCGCAAGGCTTCAGCGAGTTTGCCGTGATCGGTCACGATCGCGGCGGACGCGTCGCCGCACGCATGGCGCTCGATCATCCGCAAGCCGTGACGAAACTCGTGACGCTCGACGTCGCGCCGACGCTTGCGATGTACGAGCAAACCTCGTTCGCCTTCGCGCGCGCTTACTGGCACTGGTTTTTTCTCGTGCGTCCCGCGCCGTTTCCCGAGACGCTGATTCGCGCGGATGCCGATCTGTATCTGAAGCAGACCATCGGCGCGCGCAGCGCCGGGCTCGCGCCTTTCACCGCAGACGCCTACGCCGAGTATCTGCGCTGTCTGAGCGACCCCGCGACCGCGCACGGCATCTGCGAGGACTATCGCGCGAGTATCTCGATCGATCTGGATCACGATCGGGCTTCGCTCGATGAAGGGCGCAAGATCGACTGCGCGTTTCTCGCGTTGTGGGGCGCGCAGGGCGTGATCGAACAGTGCTTCGAACCGCTCGCCGAATGGCGGCAATGGTCGGCGCAGGTGAGCGGCGAAGCGCTGCCGTGCGGTCATTACATTCCCGAGGAAGCGCCCGAGTTGCTGCTCGAACGCGTGCTTCCGTTTTTGCAGGCTTAG
- a CDS encoding dicarboxylate/amino acid:cation symporter, whose product MKRKPLYKVLYVQVIVAIVIGVAFGHYWPTHAVAMKPLGDAFIKLVRMIISPVIFCTVVTGIASMHDMRKVGRVGGKALLYFEVVSTLALAIGLLAAHVLQPGAGFNVDPATLDAGAVSSYTAQAAHGEGLAGFFMHIIPDTFAGAFTQGDILPVLLIAMLFGTALAVMGEPAKPLIGLIELLSKTFFRIVRMITSLAPLGAFGAIAFTIGKYGIVSLLPMMKLIGTFYLTAFLFVSCGLGLIARACGFSLWRFVVYIKDELLIVLGTSTSEAALPQLMEKLERLGCSRGIVGLVVPTGYSFNLDGTNIYMTLAVLFLAQATNTHLTLTQEITLLAVTMLTSKGSTGVTGAGFITLAASLSVVPTVPVTAMVLILGIDRFMSECRALTNTMGNGVASIVIAAWEKELDRDRLKAALAKPGRGVLAAAQAELEVAATPRAVQEREEAPRSA is encoded by the coding sequence ATGAAACGCAAACCGCTTTACAAGGTGCTGTACGTGCAGGTGATCGTCGCGATCGTGATCGGTGTGGCCTTCGGTCATTATTGGCCGACGCACGCGGTGGCGATGAAACCGCTCGGCGACGCCTTTATCAAACTCGTACGCATGATCATCAGCCCGGTGATTTTCTGCACGGTCGTGACCGGCATTGCGAGCATGCACGACATGCGCAAGGTGGGCCGGGTCGGCGGCAAGGCGCTGCTTTATTTCGAGGTCGTCTCGACGCTGGCGCTGGCGATCGGTTTGCTGGCCGCCCATGTGCTGCAACCCGGTGCGGGCTTCAACGTCGACCCCGCCACACTCGACGCCGGCGCGGTGTCGTCCTATACGGCGCAAGCCGCGCATGGCGAAGGGCTCGCGGGCTTCTTCATGCACATCATTCCGGACACGTTTGCCGGCGCGTTCACGCAGGGTGACATTCTGCCGGTGCTGCTGATCGCCATGCTGTTCGGCACCGCGCTGGCCGTGATGGGCGAGCCCGCCAAACCGCTGATCGGCCTGATCGAACTGCTGTCGAAAACCTTCTTCAGAATCGTGCGGATGATCACCAGCCTCGCGCCGCTCGGCGCATTCGGCGCGATTGCCTTCACGATCGGCAAATACGGCATCGTCTCGCTGCTGCCAATGATGAAACTGATCGGCACGTTTTATCTGACCGCGTTCCTGTTCGTCTCGTGCGGACTCGGCCTGATTGCGCGCGCCTGCGGATTCAGTCTGTGGCGCTTCGTGGTGTACATCAAGGACGAACTGCTGATCGTGCTCGGCACGTCGACCTCCGAAGCCGCGCTGCCGCAGTTGATGGAGAAGCTCGAACGGCTCGGCTGCTCACGCGGGATCGTCGGGCTCGTGGTGCCGACCGGCTACTCGTTCAATCTGGACGGCACCAATATCTACATGACGCTGGCGGTGCTGTTTCTCGCTCAGGCCACCAATACGCATTTGACGCTCACGCAGGAGATCACCTTGCTGGCGGTGACGATGCTCACGTCGAAGGGATCGACGGGGGTGACGGGCGCGGGTTTTATCACGCTGGCCGCGAGTCTTTCCGTGGTGCCGACCGTGCCAGTGACGGCGATGGTGCTGATACTCGGTATCGACCGTTTTATGTCCGAGTGCCGGGCATTGACCAATACGATGGGCAACGGCGTGGCGTCGATCGTGATTGCGGCGTGGGAGAAGGAACTGGATCGCGACCGGTTGAAGGCGGCGCTGGCGAAACCGGGGCGTGGGGTGTTGGCGGCGGCGCAGGCGGAGTTGGAAGTGGCGGCCACGCCGCGCGCCGTGCAGGAACGGGAAGAAGCGCCGCGCTCGGCCTGA
- a CDS encoding SDR family oxidoreductase yields MSTSQKVVVVTGASQGIGAEIVKAFRKLDYRVVATARSVSPSDDPNVLTVAGDIADPATAQRVIAAAVERFGRVDTLVNNAGIFIAKPFTQYSAEDYAAAIGVNVSGFFHITQLAIAEMEKHASGHVVTITTSLVDHAIDGVPSVLASLTKGGLNAATKSLAIEYAKRGIRANAVSPGIIKSPMHAEQTHAALGALHPMGHMGEMSDIVNAVLYLDAAPFVTGEILHVDGGQSAGH; encoded by the coding sequence ATGAGCACATCGCAAAAAGTCGTCGTCGTCACCGGCGCATCCCAAGGCATTGGCGCGGAAATCGTCAAGGCGTTCCGCAAGCTCGATTACCGGGTCGTCGCCACTGCGCGCTCGGTCAGCCCGTCGGACGATCCCAATGTGCTGACCGTCGCCGGCGATATCGCCGATCCGGCCACCGCGCAGCGCGTGATCGCCGCGGCGGTCGAGCGCTTTGGCCGCGTCGACACGCTGGTCAACAACGCGGGCATCTTCATCGCCAAGCCGTTCACGCAGTATTCCGCGGAAGACTACGCAGCCGCCATCGGCGTGAACGTGTCCGGGTTCTTCCACATCACGCAACTGGCGATCGCCGAGATGGAAAAGCACGCGAGCGGCCACGTGGTCACGATCACCACCAGTCTGGTCGATCACGCGATCGACGGCGTGCCGTCGGTGCTGGCGTCGCTGACCAAAGGCGGCCTGAACGCGGCGACCAAGTCGCTCGCCATCGAGTACGCGAAACGCGGTATCCGCGCCAACGCGGTCTCGCCGGGCATCATCAAATCGCCGATGCACGCCGAGCAAACGCATGCGGCGCTCGGCGCACTGCATCCGATGGGCCACATGGGCGAAATGAGCGATATCGTGAACGCTGTGCTGTATCTGGATGCCGCGCCGTTCGTGACGGGCGAAATCCTGCACGTGGACGGCGGCCAAAGCGCCGGCCATTGA
- a CDS encoding cupin domain-containing protein: MSFQNIKPVDYDFGGSHARMLVSGKQSAGSYCMIEIFSPAGRATPAHRHQHEDETIHMLEGELDVNIEGTTHTFRAGETLYLERGTAHQLINRSDATARYLVICAPAGFDEFVETCAEVLPAPYETAPPSDASKQKMRDAAPRFGITLIPPQNVAPTPA; the protein is encoded by the coding sequence ATGTCTTTCCAGAACATCAAACCGGTCGACTACGATTTCGGCGGCTCGCACGCCCGCATGCTCGTTTCCGGCAAGCAATCCGCCGGATCGTACTGCATGATCGAAATCTTTTCTCCCGCAGGCCGGGCCACGCCCGCGCACCGGCATCAGCATGAGGACGAGACGATCCATATGCTGGAAGGCGAACTCGACGTCAATATCGAAGGCACGACGCACACGTTCCGCGCGGGTGAGACGCTGTATCTGGAACGCGGCACCGCGCATCAACTGATTAACCGCTCGGACGCGACGGCACGCTATCTGGTCATCTGCGCGCCGGCCGGCTTCGACGAATTCGTCGAGACCTGCGCTGAAGTGCTGCCCGCACCCTACGAGACAGCGCCGCCGAGCGACGCGTCGAAACAAAAAATGCGCGACGCGGCACCGCGCTTCGGTATCACGTTGATTCCTCCGCAGAACGTAGCGCCCACGCCGGCATAA
- a CDS encoding LysR family transcriptional regulator, with amino-acid sequence MDGFSDLNLFALVARHRNLAAAARELGVTPPSISKRLAQLEQRLGVRLVNRTTRRVSLTAEGEIYLANGSRILDDLAELEQLVTQSRAEPTGLLRVNASFGFGRAHIAPAISRFSERFPSMKIQLHLTDRPLSLQEEGFDLGIRFGDVPDARINARLLLKNQRLVCASPAYLKRYGTPQMPHDLTRHACLVLRENESAYGTWHFSRGKKSETVKVDGPLSSNDGSVVLKWALDGRGITVRSAWEIGEHVRRGELVPVLSDWTLPNADIHAIYLERHSLSAKLRTFIDFLGDELRESVKLI; translated from the coding sequence ATGGACGGCTTTTCCGACCTGAATCTGTTCGCGCTGGTGGCGCGCCACCGCAATCTGGCCGCCGCCGCGCGCGAACTTGGGGTGACGCCGCCGTCCATCAGCAAGCGCCTGGCGCAACTCGAACAGCGGCTTGGCGTGCGACTGGTCAACCGCACCACGCGGCGCGTCAGTCTCACGGCGGAGGGCGAGATCTATCTGGCGAACGGCTCACGCATCCTCGACGATCTCGCCGAACTCGAACAGTTGGTGACGCAGAGCCGCGCCGAACCGACCGGTCTGTTGCGCGTGAACGCGTCGTTCGGTTTCGGCCGCGCGCATATAGCGCCGGCCATTTCGCGCTTCAGCGAGCGGTTTCCGTCGATGAAAATTCAGCTCCATCTGACCGACCGGCCGCTGAGCTTGCAGGAGGAAGGTTTCGATCTGGGCATTCGTTTCGGCGATGTGCCCGACGCGCGTATCAATGCGCGTTTGCTGCTGAAGAACCAGCGTCTGGTGTGCGCATCGCCGGCTTATCTGAAGCGGTATGGCACGCCCCAAATGCCGCACGATCTCACGCGCCACGCGTGCCTGGTGTTACGCGAAAACGAATCGGCGTATGGCACGTGGCATTTTTCGCGCGGCAAGAAATCAGAGACGGTGAAGGTAGACGGTCCGTTGAGCAGCAACGACGGCAGCGTCGTGTTGAAGTGGGCGCTCGACGGTCGCGGCATTACCGTGCGCTCGGCGTGGGAAATCGGCGAACACGTGCGGCGCGGTGAGCTGGTGCCCGTACTGAGCGATTGGACGCTGCCCAACGCGGACATCCACGCGATCTACCTGGAACGGCACAGCTTGTCGGCCAAGCTCAGAACGTTTATCGACTTTCTCGGTGACGAGTTGCGCGAGAGTGTGAAGTTGATCTAG
- a CDS encoding saccharopine dehydrogenase NADP-binding domain-containing protein yields the protein MNDRITVAVYGASGHTGRFVVAELQRRGLGVVRIGRDAARLQESPADATTPWRVADVGHPEQLDAALRGTHAVINCAGPFLDTALPIVDAALRARIPYLDVTAEQPSLQALIDQRDTSAREAGVTLIPAAAFYGGLADLLVTSLADTGQALDRVDVAIGLDSWHPTRGTRLTGARNHATRMIQRDGRLTPLPQPAPESRWSFPAPLGNAEVVMLPFTEVLAVSRHLRVATMDSWLASAALRDIRNPDTPPPQPNDEQGRSAQQFIVDVVIAQNGATRRATASGRDIYAVTAPIVVEATERLVRGKSTSQGGVVSLGEIFDARDFLAALDTVSVAYDVTGDPLLARTPSH from the coding sequence ATGAACGATCGAATCACAGTGGCGGTGTACGGCGCCTCGGGTCACACCGGGCGCTTCGTCGTGGCGGAGTTGCAGCGGCGCGGCCTCGGTGTGGTCCGCATAGGACGGGACGCCGCGCGTCTGCAGGAAAGCCCGGCGGACGCAACGACGCCATGGCGCGTCGCCGACGTCGGCCACCCCGAGCAACTCGACGCGGCGCTGCGCGGTACGCACGCCGTGATCAACTGCGCCGGACCGTTTCTCGATACGGCGCTGCCGATCGTGGATGCCGCCTTGCGCGCGCGGATTCCCTATCTCGACGTCACGGCGGAACAACCGTCGCTGCAGGCCTTGATCGATCAGCGCGACACGAGCGCACGCGAGGCCGGCGTGACGCTGATCCCCGCTGCCGCGTTCTACGGCGGGCTGGCCGATCTGCTGGTCACCTCGTTGGCGGACACCGGGCAAGCGCTCGATCGCGTGGACGTCGCGATTGGCCTGGACAGTTGGCACCCGACACGCGGAACACGTCTAACCGGTGCGCGCAATCACGCGACGCGGATGATCCAGCGGGACGGCCGGCTGACGCCGTTGCCGCAGCCCGCGCCCGAAAGCCGGTGGTCGTTCCCGGCCCCGCTCGGCAACGCGGAGGTAGTGATGCTGCCGTTCACGGAGGTGCTCGCGGTGTCGCGTCATCTGCGGGTCGCGACGATGGACTCGTGGCTCGCGTCGGCCGCGCTGCGCGACATTCGCAATCCGGATACGCCGCCGCCCCAGCCCAACGACGAGCAAGGACGGTCAGCCCAACAGTTCATCGTCGACGTCGTGATCGCGCAGAACGGAGCGACGCGGCGCGCCACCGCGAGCGGACGCGACATCTATGCGGTGACCGCGCCGATCGTCGTCGAGGCGACTGAGCGGCTGGTTCGCGGCAAGTCCACGAGCCAGGGTGGTGTGGTCAGTCTCGGCGAGATTTTCGATGCGAGGGATTTTCTCGCCGCGCTCGATACGGTGAGCGTTGCTTATGACGTCACGGGCGACCCGCTGCTCGCGCGCACGCCATCGCACTAG
- a CDS encoding LysR family transcriptional regulator, with protein sequence MKNLSQLLNFAAVARHGSFARAARELSLAPSSVAKSIARLEQELGVRLFHRTTRSVHLTEEGQTLFAKCSRLLDEIDALDLRSVSDAGEPAGTLCIGAPIGYGTQVVLPVLTALQRRYPALEFDLRLSDEQVNVVGEGLDAVIRFGALNDSSMIARQFDSQPLVLCASPAYLAAHPKIRAVADLAQHGVVAFRMPTSGRERPLEFVEKGHAVTIAPKSRFRISHGEALIGAAVQGAGLVQVPEFMARRHLDSGALDELLPQCRPAPLPVNVIVPGSRTRPVRVDALIDALMKVRPGSQLQSATSIRPT encoded by the coding sequence ATGAAAAACCTGAGTCAGCTCCTCAATTTCGCCGCCGTCGCGAGGCATGGCAGCTTTGCGCGCGCCGCGCGAGAGCTGAGCCTTGCGCCTTCGTCGGTGGCGAAAAGCATTGCGCGGCTCGAACAGGAGCTTGGCGTGCGGCTGTTTCATCGCACGACGCGTTCCGTGCATCTGACCGAGGAAGGTCAGACGCTTTTTGCCAAGTGTTCGCGGCTGCTCGACGAGATCGACGCGCTGGATCTGCGCAGCGTTTCCGACGCCGGTGAGCCGGCCGGCACGCTGTGCATCGGCGCGCCGATCGGCTACGGCACCCAGGTCGTGTTGCCGGTCCTGACCGCTTTGCAGCGGCGTTATCCGGCGCTCGAATTCGATCTGCGGCTGTCGGACGAGCAGGTCAATGTGGTTGGCGAGGGACTGGACGCGGTGATCCGTTTTGGCGCGTTGAACGATTCGAGCATGATTGCACGCCAATTCGATTCGCAACCGCTCGTGTTGTGCGCCAGCCCGGCTTATCTCGCCGCTCATCCGAAGATCCGCGCGGTCGCCGATCTCGCGCAACATGGCGTTGTGGCTTTCAGAATGCCGACGAGCGGGCGGGAGCGGCCGCTTGAATTCGTCGAGAAGGGGCACGCCGTCACGATCGCGCCGAAATCGCGGTTTCGGATCAGTCATGGCGAGGCGTTGATCGGCGCGGCGGTGCAGGGCGCCGGGCTGGTCCAGGTGCCGGAGTTCATGGCGCGCCGGCACCTCGATAGCGGCGCGCTGGACGAGTTGCTGCCGCAATGCCGTCCCGCACCGTTGCCGGTCAACGTGATCGTGCCGGGCTCGCGAACGCGACCCGTGCGTGTCGATGCACTGATTGACGCGTTGATGAAGGTGCGCCCGGGTAGCCAGCTACAATCCGCTACTTCGATCCGACCCACCTGA
- the leuD gene encoding 3-isopropylmalate dehydratase small subunit, producing MSARSTRLANIDGTAAPLPIDNLDTDQIMPKQFLRIIDKAGLSEGLLYDLRFDAQGALRDDCVLNQPAYRGARILLGGANFGCGSSREHAVWGLQQGGFDAIVAPGFAEIFYSNAMNNRLLLVQLEREQIDVLLRDAMAHPAAQLRIDIEQQTVTSADGLVFPFPLGARHKQMVIEGMDTIDLTLASLPDIEAFERNHFARHPWAAVL from the coding sequence ATGAGCGCAAGATCCACGAGACTCGCCAACATTGACGGCACGGCCGCGCCGTTGCCGATCGACAACCTCGACACCGATCAGATCATGCCGAAGCAGTTTCTGCGCATTATCGACAAGGCCGGACTCAGCGAGGGGCTGCTTTACGATTTGCGTTTCGATGCGCAAGGCGCGCTGCGCGACGATTGCGTGCTGAATCAACCCGCGTATCGCGGCGCGCGCATTCTGCTGGGCGGCGCGAATTTCGGTTGCGGGTCGAGCCGCGAACACGCGGTCTGGGGGCTTCAGCAAGGCGGTTTCGACGCCATCGTCGCGCCGGGCTTCGCGGAGATTTTCTATTCGAACGCGATGAATAACCGCTTGTTGCTGGTGCAACTGGAACGCGAGCAGATCGACGTGCTGCTGCGCGACGCTATGGCCCATCCCGCCGCGCAACTGCGTATCGACATCGAGCAACAAACCGTGACGTCCGCCGACGGCCTCGTTTTCCCGTTCCCGCTTGGCGCGCGGCATAAACAGATGGTGATCGAAGGCATGGACACGATCGACCTCACGCTCGCTTCTTTGCCTGACATCGAGGCGTTCGAGCGGAATCACTTCGCCCGGCATCCCTGGGCCGCCGTGTTGTAA
- a CDS encoding TetR/AcrR family transcriptional regulator: MKKREAVKEPLPDTRERILRTASELFYQEGTRAVGVDLIVARAGVAKTSLYRHFGTKDDLIEAFLLLEDKDFWQHWDAVAAQHKAEPREELDAQLQWIGERIARPGYRGCPQINIAAEYADDSHPARKVAVAHKRELRHRLTELARAMRIDEPQTFALRMGTIIDGALSSGRALHGEGPVVFLQELAKLLIPKKTKK; the protein is encoded by the coding sequence ATGAAGAAGAGAGAAGCGGTGAAGGAACCTCTACCGGATACGCGCGAGCGCATTTTGCGGACCGCCAGCGAACTGTTCTATCAGGAAGGCACGCGTGCGGTGGGCGTCGATCTGATCGTGGCGCGCGCGGGGGTCGCCAAGACCAGTCTGTATCGTCACTTCGGGACCAAAGACGATCTGATCGAAGCGTTCCTGCTGCTGGAAGATAAAGACTTCTGGCAGCACTGGGACGCGGTGGCCGCGCAGCACAAGGCTGAGCCGCGCGAAGAACTGGACGCGCAATTGCAATGGATCGGCGAACGGATCGCGCGCCCGGGCTATCGCGGCTGCCCGCAGATCAACATCGCCGCCGAATACGCGGACGACAGCCATCCGGCTCGCAAGGTCGCGGTTGCCCACAAGCGGGAATTGCGGCACCGCCTAACGGAGCTGGCGCGCGCCATGCGCATCGACGAGCCGCAGACGTTCGCCTTACGGATGGGCACGATCATCGACGGTGCATTGAGCAGCGGGCGCGCGCTGCATGGGGAAGGGCCCGTGGTGTTTCTGCAGGAGCTGGCGAAGCTGCTGATCCCGAAAAAAACGAAGAAGTGA
- a CDS encoding LysR family transcriptional regulator gives MQRQFEDVLLGSIELFCLAAELESFTVAATAAGVTPAAVSRTVARLEARLGVRLFVRTTRQIRLTDAGRRYFEQCRQALGQLADAEREATGQQTAPSGVLRISMPTPYGHYRVLPLLAEFRARYPGVTVETHLSNRNIDFADEGFDLAIRGRAPSDSGLIARKIEDAELVVVASPAYLRHAGKLDTPDDLLIHDCIQFALPSTGRNIPWLFKQSGDAVELMTRGGNVSSGDVLAGVTLARHGAGLFQTYRFIVDKDIADGTLKELLIPHGGCSRPFVLLYPHARHLSSRVRSFVDFLMEKLAS, from the coding sequence ATGCAGCGTCAATTTGAAGATGTCCTTCTAGGCAGTATCGAACTGTTCTGTCTCGCGGCCGAACTGGAGAGCTTCACGGTGGCCGCGACCGCCGCGGGCGTGACGCCGGCGGCGGTGAGCCGCACGGTTGCGCGTCTGGAGGCGCGTCTCGGTGTGCGTCTGTTCGTGCGTACCACGCGGCAGATCCGGCTGACGGATGCGGGCCGGCGCTACTTCGAACAATGCCGTCAGGCGCTGGGTCAGCTGGCCGACGCCGAGCGCGAAGCCACCGGCCAGCAAACCGCGCCCAGCGGTGTGCTGCGGATCAGCATGCCGACGCCGTACGGCCACTATCGGGTGCTGCCGCTGCTGGCGGAGTTTCGCGCGCGCTATCCCGGCGTCACGGTCGAAACCCACCTCAGCAACCGCAACATCGACTTCGCCGACGAAGGTTTCGATCTCGCGATTCGCGGGCGCGCGCCGAGCGATTCCGGTTTGATCGCGCGCAAGATCGAGGACGCGGAACTGGTGGTCGTCGCGTCGCCCGCGTATCTGCGCCACGCGGGCAAACTCGACACGCCCGACGATCTGCTCATTCACGACTGCATTCAGTTCGCGTTGCCGAGCACCGGCCGGAACATTCCGTGGCTCTTCAAACAGTCGGGCGACGCGGTCGAGCTGATGACGCGCGGCGGCAACGTGTCGTCGGGCGATGTGCTGGCGGGCGTAACGTTGGCGCGGCACGGCGCGGGCCTGTTCCAGACCTATCGCTTCATCGTCGACAAAGACATTGCCGATGGGACGCTGAAGGAACTACTGATTCCTCATGGCGGATGCTCGCGGCCCTTCGTGCTGCTCTATCCGCATGCCCGGCATCTGTCGTCGCGCGTAAGGAGCTTCGTCGATTTTCTGATGGAAAAGCTCGCGTCGTAG
- the leuC gene encoding 3-isopropylmalate dehydratase large subunit, with protein MSSPSLTLYQKLVDSHVVKRIDAQNVLLYVDLHLMNEYTSPQAFSALKDKARSVRRPKQQLAVVSHIIPTHAESPRVIRDAASLLQANNLARNCHAAGIQLHDANDPLQGIEHIVAPERGLIRPGMAVLCGDSHTTTYGALGALGFGIGTSEVEHVLATQTLVYRVAQTMRITIDGALPYGTSSKDVILWIISRIGAQGARGYAVEFDGSTIASLSAEARMTVCNMTVEAGARAALIAPDATTFDYVRAHATSLDDAAWNAALNDWRELKSDPDARFDIEHRFDAHDVAPFVTWGTSPDQAIAVDAPIPSAAAQATPEAAASLQRALDYIGLDAGQPIAGTPIDRVFIGSCTNGRIEDLRIVASIVAGRHVAQGVRAMIVPGSGSVRRQAEAEGVAATLREAGFEWREPGCSMCLAMNDDFLTAGERCASTTNRNFEGRQGRGGRTHLMSPAMAAAAALTGRITDVRTLETQS; from the coding sequence ATGTCATCTCCCTCTCTTACCCTTTATCAGAAGCTGGTCGATTCGCACGTCGTCAAACGGATCGATGCGCAAAACGTGCTGCTGTATGTCGATCTGCATCTGATGAACGAATACACCAGCCCGCAGGCATTCAGCGCGTTGAAGGACAAAGCGCGCAGTGTGCGTCGTCCGAAGCAGCAGCTTGCGGTGGTCAGCCATATCATCCCGACGCACGCGGAATCGCCGCGCGTGATTCGCGATGCCGCTTCGCTGTTGCAGGCGAATAATCTGGCGCGCAATTGCCACGCGGCCGGGATTCAACTGCACGACGCCAACGACCCTCTGCAAGGCATCGAACATATCGTCGCGCCGGAGCGCGGTCTGATTCGCCCCGGCATGGCCGTGCTGTGCGGCGACAGCCACACCACCACGTATGGCGCGCTCGGTGCGCTCGGTTTCGGCATCGGCACGTCGGAGGTCGAGCACGTGCTCGCCACGCAGACGCTGGTCTATCGCGTCGCGCAGACCATGCGTATCACGATCGACGGCGCGTTGCCGTACGGCACCTCGTCAAAGGACGTGATTCTGTGGATCATCAGCCGGATCGGTGCGCAGGGCGCGCGCGGCTATGCGGTGGAATTCGACGGCTCGACGATCGCGTCGCTGTCGGCGGAAGCGCGCATGACCGTGTGCAATATGACCGTCGAAGCGGGCGCGCGCGCCGCGCTCATCGCGCCCGACGCGACGACGTTCGACTATGTCCGCGCGCATGCCACGTCGCTGGATGACGCCGCCTGGAACGCCGCGCTGAACGACTGGCGCGAACTGAAATCGGACCCGGACGCGCGCTTCGATATCGAACATCGTTTCGATGCGCACGACGTCGCGCCGTTCGTCACGTGGGGCACGAGTCCCGATCAGGCCATCGCGGTCGACGCGCCCATTCCGTCGGCCGCCGCCCAGGCCACGCCGGAAGCCGCCGCGTCGTTGCAGCGCGCGCTCGACTACATCGGCCTCGACGCCGGGCAGCCGATTGCCGGCACGCCGATCGATCGCGTGTTTATCGGCTCCTGCACCAACGGACGTATCGAAGACTTGCGCATCGTCGCGTCGATCGTGGCAGGTCGCCATGTCGCGCAAGGCGTACGCGCGATGATCGTGCCGGGCTCGGGCAGCGTGCGCCGCCAGGCGGAAGCCGAGGGCGTGGCCGCGACGCTGCGCGAGGCGGGCTTCGAATGGCGCGAGCCGGGCTGTTCGATGTGTCTCGCGATGAACGACGATTTTCTGACGGCCGGCGAGCGCTGCGCGTCCACCACCAACCGCAATTTCGAAGGACGCCAGGGACGCGGCGGCCGGACTCATCTGATGAGCCCCGCGATGGCGGCGGCGGCGGCCTTGACCGGACGTATCACCGACGTCCGCACGCTGGAGACGCAATCATGA
- a CDS encoding 4-oxalocrotonate tautomerase family protein, which produces MPIVTIQVTREGSKPGNDSVTADEKARLIAGVSQVLLDVLNKPLDSTFVVIEEVNLENWGWGGMPVDAFRKQRALKPE; this is translated from the coding sequence ATGCCCATCGTCACGATCCAGGTGACCCGCGAGGGGTCCAAGCCCGGCAACGATTCCGTCACCGCCGACGAAAAAGCCCGGCTCATCGCGGGCGTCAGTCAGGTGCTGCTCGACGTGCTGAACAAGCCGCTCGACTCGACCTTTGTCGTCATTGAAGAGGTGAACCTGGAGAACTGGGGGTGGGGCGGCATGCCGGTCGACGCGTTTCGCAAGCAGCGGGCATTGAAGCCGGAGTGA